TCTGCTTGCTGAAAATTCATTTCTGCATAAAGTAATTCCCCAGGTGCAGATTGAATTTGAATAGGATCTAATGTAATCGCATAAATAGAAGGCGAAGACATAATGGTGAAAATGGCAATTTTTAATTTGTTATATGCAGTCATCTCAATCCATGACCTGATCAGTCGTAAAGTCGTTCAAAATTATACAATAATGGAATGTAAATAAATTGTTAATTTTTTACAAACCAGTTACGAAAAAGCCGATCAAATGTGATCGGCTTTTTATTTTGACTGAATAATTCAGATCAAATTATGAGCTTTTGTATTCTACTAAAATACGTAACATACGACGTAGAGGCTCAGCAGCACCCCAAAGTAACTGATCGCCTACTGTGAATGCGCCGAGGTACTCTTTACCCATATTGAGTTTACGTAAACGACCTACAGGTACAGTTAGGGTACCAGTTACAGCAACAGGTGTAAGATCAGTCATTGATGCTTCACGTGTATTTGGTACAACTTTAGCCCACTGGTTTGAGTTGCGAATCATATCTTCGATCTCATCAAGCGGAACATCTTTTTTCAATTTGATGGTTAATGCTTGAGAGTGGCAACGCATTGCACCGATACGAACACAGTGACCATCGATAGGAACGATTTGAGAGTTACCTAAGATCTTGTTGGTCTCAACTTGTCCTTTCCATTCTTCTTTTGACTGACCGCTTTCAAGTTGTTTATCAATGTAAGGAATTAATGAACCAGCAAGTGGCACACCAAAGTTCGCAGAAGGGAAACCTTCACCGCGTTGTAACTCGGCAACTTGACGGTCAATATCAAGAATTGCAGATTTAGGATCGTCTAACAAAGTCTTGGTATTGTTATATAAATAACCCATACCTGTTAACAACTCACGCATGTTTTGTGCGCCAGCGCCTGATGCCGCTTGATAAGTCATTGCAGTCATCCACTCAACCAAATTATTTTGGAAAAGTGCGCCAACACCCATCAACAT
The window above is part of the Acinetobacter baumannii genome. Proteins encoded here:
- the asd gene encoding aspartate-semialdehyde dehydrogenase, with translation MKVGLVGWRGMVGSVLMQRMVEENDFAHIEPFYFSTSNAGGEAPSFGGKTAPALMEATDITSLKQMDVIITCQGGDYTSEVFPKLKATGWDGYWIDAASTLRMTDDAIIVLDPVNLNVIKDGLAKGTKTFVGGNCTVSLMLMGVGALFQNNLVEWMTAMTYQAASGAGAQNMRELLTGMGYLYNNTKTLLDDPKSAILDIDRQVAELQRGEGFPSANFGVPLAGSLIPYIDKQLESGQSKEEWKGQVETNKILGNSQIVPIDGHCVRIGAMRCHSQALTIKLKKDVPLDEIEDMIRNSNQWAKVVPNTREASMTDLTPVAVTGTLTVPVGRLRKLNMGKEYLGAFTVGDQLLWGAAEPLRRMLRILVEYKSS